ACCGGGGAGATCCTTCCCCCACATAATAACTGCAGCTTTCAATATCCGCATCGCCTTCGATGAATTCTGCAAGTCGCTGCGCCTCCTGTTCCGTTGCCTTGAGCGAAGCCCCCTCCGGCAGCCTCATTTCCACGATCAGTTCCGGCCGCACCGACGGCGGAAAAAACTCCTGTTTGACAAAATGCAGCAGCAGAATAGAACCGGCAAAACAAGCAGCCGTCAGCACAAGGACTTTTTTGCGATTTTCCAGACACCAAACCAGCACCTGCCGAAACCGGTGATAAAAAAGTGAGTCATAAACGTCTTTCTCTTTATCCCCCGACCCTTTTGTCCGAATCAAATTATATCCCAGCAGGGGAGTGACAAAAACGGAAACCAGCCAGGAAATCAGCAGCGCAAAAGTGACCACGGCAAACAAGCTGCTGGTAAATTCCGCCGCCATTCCTTTGGAAAATCCGATAGGAATAAAACCGGCACAGGTAATCAGCGTTCCCGTCAGCATGGGGAAAGCAGTAGCCCGGTACGCATAGCAGGCGGCTTCAAACCGCTCCCAGCCCTGTTCCAGCTTCACCGACATCATTTCAACGGCAATAATGGCGTCATCCACCAGTAACCCCAGAGCAATAATCAAAGCTCCCAAAGAAACCTTATGCAGTTCAATATCAGCAATCTTCATGCAGACAAACACACCGGCAAGAACAAGGGGAATCCCCAGAGCCACTACAATGCCGGAACGGAAGCCCAGACTGAGAAAACTGACCAAAAGAACAATGATAACGGCTTCTTTCAGTGACTTTACAAATTCATCAATAGACTCCTTAACCACTTTCGGCTGATTGGAAACCTGACTGATTTCCAACCCCAGCGGCAGCTCTTGTTTGATCTGCTCCACCGTTTTTCCCAGATCATCCCCCAGCGAAAGAATATTGCCGCCCTTTTCCATGGATACGGCGATGCCGATGGCCGGTTGTCCATTATAGTACATTTTCGGCTCCATCGGTTCACTATAACTCCGCTCAACCCTGGCAATATCGCCCAGCCGAAAGGTCCGGCTATCAGCCCGGATCGGCAGATTCCGGATGCCTTCCAAATCCTCGAACATGCCGCTGATTCGCAAATACACATTATCGGAAGGTGTTTCCACCATCCCCGACGCTGTCATGGCATTTTGTGCTTTCACCGTATTGATAATCAAATTGGGGTCGATTCCCAACTGGGCCAGTTTGCTATTTTCCATCTCAATATAGATTTTTTCCGGCTGTACGCCAATCAGATCAACCTTTTTCACACTTTTGATTCCCAGCAGGATACGGCGGATTTTTTCCGCCCGGTCCCGCATCTCCTCATAGGTAAATCCGTCGGAAGTCAAGGCGTAAATGCAGCCGAATACATCGTCAAACTGGTCGTTGAAATAAGGCCCGACAACGCCTTGAGGCAGCGTGTCCTTCATATCGTCAACCAGATTGCGTACTTCCAGCCAGGTCGGCCGGACTTGTGCAGGGCTTAAATTTTCTTTCAGATTGACATAAACAACCGCCTGGCCCGG
This region of Veillonellales bacterium genomic DNA includes:
- a CDS encoding efflux RND transporter permease subunit — protein: MKSVNLTEWALKHKQLVYYFIIAIFIMGIISYKQLGRMEDPDFVIREMVVSAAWPGASARQVEEQVVDKIEKKLQDTPGLDYITSYSRPGQAVVYVNLKENLSPAQVRPTWLEVRNLVDDMKDTLPQGVVGPYFNDQFDDVFGCIYALTSDGFTYEEMRDRAEKIRRILLGIKSVKKVDLIGVQPEKIYIEMENSKLAQLGIDPNLIINTVKAQNAMTASGMVETPSDNVYLRISGMFEDLEGIRNLPIRADSRTFRLGDIARVERSYSEPMEPKMYYNGQPAIGIAVSMEKGGNILSLGDDLGKTVEQIKQELPLGLEISQVSNQPKVVKESIDEFVKSLKEAVIIVLLVSFLSLGFRSGIVVALGIPLVLAGVFVCMKIADIELHKVSLGALIIALGLLVDDAIIAVEMMSVKLEQGWERFEAACYAYRATAFPMLTGTLITCAGFIPIGFSKGMAAEFTSSLFAVVTFALLISWLVSVFVTPLLGYNLIRTKGSGDKEKDVYDSLFYHRFRQVLVWCLENRKKVLVLTAACFAGSILLLHFVKQEFFPPSVRPELIVEMRLPEGASLKATEQEAQRLAEFIEGDADIESCSYYVGEGSPRFVLTIEPVLPADNYAQFVIVAKDVASRIRLNQKIDTLFAQDFANVRGHVKLIQTGPPSAYPVMLRVSGYEHEKVREIAGQVANSMAQNHNLADINFDWNEKNKVMHLAVDQDKARMLGIDSQTLALDLQAQLSGAAVAEFREKDKTVSIVFRMDSQNRQDLAHVKDLPIHIGSGKYVPLDQIAKISYDAEEGLIWRRNLKPTITVQADVISGMTGNDAAKQEYENLSALRQSLPPGYSIELGGSMEDSNNSSQYMLQPLPAMMIIIITLLMLQLQKIPLMLLTLLTAPLGIIGVSLAMLLTQRPIGFVAELGILALGGMIIRNSVILIDQIEQHIQAGESRWDAIIDSAVLRFRPIMLTATAAILGMVPLMPSNFWGPMAVAIAGGLFGATVLTLLVLPTMYAAWYKVTGKK